The stretch of DNA AGCCTGGACGTGCCGATCACGGTGAACATCAACGGCTGCCCGAACTCCTGCGGCCGGTCCCAGATCGCCGACATCGGGTTCAAGGGCATGCTCGTCGACGATGGTGCGGGCAACCAGATCGAGGGCTTCCAGGTGCACCTGGGCGGCAGCCTCGGCCTCGACGCCGGTTTCGGCCGCAAGCTGCGCCAGCACAAGGTGACCAGCGGGGAGCTGGGCGACTACATCGAGCGCGTGGTGCGCCAATTCGTCAAGCACCGCAACGAGGGCGAGCGATTCGCCGAGTGGACCGTCCGAGCAGACGAGGAGGACCTGCGATGAGCGTCGACCTGTCCAGCGCAACCGAGGGCGACCTGAGGGAGCTCGCCGCGCGGGGAGCGGCAAGCCTCGAGGGTGCCTCCGCGCGGGAGCTGCTGCAGTGGACGGAAGAGACGTTCGGGAGCGGGGCGAGCGAGGGGACGGGGTATCGCAACAGCTTCATCGTTGCGTCGAACATGCAGGACGGCGTGCTGGTTCACCTCGCCGCCCAGGTTCATCCCGGCGTGGACGTGCTGTTCCTCGACACCGGCTACCACTTCGCGGAGACCATCGGCACCCGTGACGCCGTCGAGCAGGTGTACGGCGTCAACGTGATCAACGCGCGCGCCGAGGCGAGTGTCGCCGAACAGGATGCGGCGGAGGGCAAGGATCTGTTCGCTCGCGAACCCAACCGGTGCTGCGCACTGCGGAAGGTTGCCCCGCTGAAGAAGACGCTCGCCGGCTACAAGGCGTGGGTCACCGGCATCCGCCGGGTCGAGGCCCCCACACGCGCCAACGCCCCCCTGATCTCGTTCGACGACGCGTTCGGTCTGGTGAAGATCAATCCGATCGCCGCGTGGTCCGACGAAGACATGCAGTCCTACATCGACGAGCACTCGATTCTGGTGAATCCTCTCGTCGACGAGGGCTATCCGTCCATCGGGTGCGCTCCGTGCACCAGCAAGCCAGCCCCCGGCAGCGATCCGCGCAGCGGTCGCTGGGCCGGTCAGGCCAAGACAGAATGCGGGTTGCACGCCTCATGACCATCGACATCTCCACTTCCCTCGCAGAAGCCGCCGTCCGGCCGCAATTGGACGGGACGCAGTTCGACACGCTCGACGCACTCGAGTCGGAAGCGATCCACATCTTCCGTGAGGTCGCGGGCGAGTTCGAACGCCCCGTGATCCTGTTCTCCGGCGGCAAGGACTCCACGGTGCTGCTGCACCTGGCGATCAAGGCGTTCTGGCCTGCACCGCTGCCGTTCGCGCTGCTGCACGTGGACACCGGCCACAACCTGCAGGAAGTCCTCGACTTCCGCGATCATGTCGTGTCCAAGTACAACCTGCGACTGCACGTGGCGAAGGTCGAGGACTACCTGGCCGACGGCCGGCTCACCGAGCGTCCCGACGGGATCCGGAACCCGCTGCAGACGGTTCCCCTGCTCGACGCGATCTCCGAGAACCGTTTCGACGCGGTCTTCGGCGGCGCTCGACGCGACGAGGAGCGGGCCCGGGCGAAGGAGCGGATCTTCTCGCTGCGCAACAGTTTCGGCCAGTGGGATCCGAAGAAGCAACGCCCCGAACTGTGGAACCTGTACAACGGCAAGCACTCCCCCGGTGAGCAGGTCCGCGTGTTCCCGCTCAGCAACTTCACCGAACTCGACATCTGGCGGTACATCGCCCGCGACAACGTCGAACTGGCCAGCATCTACTACGCGCATCAGCGCGAGGTGTACCAGCGTGACGGCATGTGGATGACGCCCGGCGTGTGGGGCGGGCCGACCGAGGGTGAGGACCTGCAGACGCTGTCGGTGCGGTACCGCACCGTCGGCGACGGGTCCACCACCGGCGCAGTTCTTTCCGAGGCCGGCGACAACGAGGCGATCCTCGCCGAGGTCGCGGCGTCCCGGCTGAC from Rhodococcus opacus B4 encodes:
- a CDS encoding phosphoadenylyl-sulfate reductase; this encodes MSVDLSSATEGDLRELAARGAASLEGASARELLQWTEETFGSGASEGTGYRNSFIVASNMQDGVLVHLAAQVHPGVDVLFLDTGYHFAETIGTRDAVEQVYGVNVINARAEASVAEQDAAEGKDLFAREPNRCCALRKVAPLKKTLAGYKAWVTGIRRVEAPTRANAPLISFDDAFGLVKINPIAAWSDEDMQSYIDEHSILVNPLVDEGYPSIGCAPCTSKPAPGSDPRSGRWAGQAKTECGLHAS
- the cysD gene encoding sulfate adenylyltransferase subunit CysD, which translates into the protein MTIDISTSLAEAAVRPQLDGTQFDTLDALESEAIHIFREVAGEFERPVILFSGGKDSTVLLHLAIKAFWPAPLPFALLHVDTGHNLQEVLDFRDHVVSKYNLRLHVAKVEDYLADGRLTERPDGIRNPLQTVPLLDAISENRFDAVFGGARRDEERARAKERIFSLRNSFGQWDPKKQRPELWNLYNGKHSPGEQVRVFPLSNFTELDIWRYIARDNVELASIYYAHQREVYQRDGMWMTPGVWGGPTEGEDLQTLSVRYRTVGDGSTTGAVLSEAGDNEAILAEVAASRLTERGATRGDDRVSEAAMEDRKREGYF